The region GCTGATTTGGTATCATGTTAGCAACTTACCCTCAAATAATTCAGGGAAAAAAGAAGTTATTAGTACTGAGTTGCAGCTTTTCTGattgaatgaaattattttaaaatgaaaattatgttaATGAGGGATATAAAAAGGTATGTTATTTTAGATTAATGGGCAAATGGGCATTATGAAATTTTAAGGTTATAAATGGCATTGACATTCATTTGGGGCCTATCACAAACTAAATGTTTATAATGCAGGAATTTCAGGAGTTAACCCCCACAACCATCACAAGTATTAGGGATTATCTCCTATGTTTAGGCTGTGATGGTGCCTTTAAGGAGCAGCACAAAGTCCACGTAGAGTCAGCTCACCTATCCCACTGGATGCTGCCTGCTCTCCCGCACCGCCGTTACGGGTTGTTCACTTGTCTCTTCATCACTGATCTTATCGCCCATTTGCCATTAGCGGTGAGCCTGCTTGACTCTCACCTGTCTGTCCTCCCCTTTAGCCTTTCTTAGGAGGGCACCCTTGATTTATCAGGCCTCTTCCCAATTCCTGCAAACAGTTCAAGCCTTGCCTTGAGAGCAGGGTAGACAGTCTCCCTCTGACAAGAAAagaggctcagaaagattaagtaaccTGTACAACACTGTGCAGCTGGGATTCCAAATCTAGTTCTAATTCATTCCACTCTATAAAAGGAGGTCCACCTGCTTATCTGTCTCTGACAATCTACTTTCTCTAATTGTTCTGTTTCCTTCATAGAACTTACCACAATTCATAATGATCTTTTATGTCCCTCAGGAGATGCTAATGCTGTGATAGCAGCTATCTTACCTGACATGTTCACAGCTGCATCTCACTGCCTGGAACATAAAAGTGCACAATCAACTTTTACCGAAcggcaaaaaaaaagggggggagtaCCAGTTTACCAGTGTGTAAAACCTTTTTTAAGACTACAATGCAGTTATTtgtaaaaacttttctttttctttaggtatattacaatataaaagtGGATATTTTCCATGATAAATGAAAATGGCCAATTCTTTAAGAGGAGAAGTACTGAATCTTTATAAGAATGTAAGTAAGTACGTTGCcagttttgtaaattttatatgaCAGATTGTTTAGAAAtatataatctttcttttttaagctgcTGTATCTTGGACGAGACTATCCAAAGGGAGCAGACTATTTCAAAAGGCGTCTGAAGaatgttttccttaaaaacaaagatGTGAAGGACCCAGAGAAGATCAAAGAACTTATTGAACGGGGCAAATTTGTAATGAAAGAACTAGAAGCATTATACTTCCTTAGGAAATATAGAGCTATGAAACAACGCTATTATTCAGATACCAACAAAACTCAATGATCAGCATTACTGTAATTTGACTGAGATCAGTGCCAGCTGTTTATGTACCAGCTATGACAAAAATAACTTTAAGGTGTCAAGATATATATTGTGTTAAAAATACCTGAGCCGCCTTACTGAACTAAAACAAGTTTCAACTTCTATTGCTTTATCAGCAACCTTTATGCTCAATTTTTATATAACAATTAACTAATGTTAAATGTCAATTTTATAGTAATTTAGCTATATAATGTTCCCAACTACTTATTAAAAATTGATGAGCACCCAATTTTGAATGAAAATGTActtaagttttattgaaaaattcgCCAATTATTCTTAGCCCATTTCTGCATTTTACTGAAAAGAGAATGCCGTTTAATGTACACTTAAGCAGAATGATTTCTTGCAAGTTTATTTCCTTAACTTTTAAAGGAGCTCATTTTTTACCCCATTTGAGATGTTAACAGCACATATCCAATGTTCACTGCAAAAGAAGTAGCATCTGGTAATGATTTAAGTGCAGTTAGTAGAAATAATATGTATCAAGTTAAGAACTTGAAACAGCCTATCAGTGACTGGCATTACATAATATACCTATTTAATTATTTCCAGTATTAATTTTGCAATTGGATGCCTTTGGGCCTTAAATCACCTGTTGTATATCAATTACCTTCTTCAATAAAATGTAATGATTTATGTTATTCTATTCTTTTGTCATAAAGGCAGATTTGGTTTGCATCCAAttctaaatgagttaatatgaCATAGGACCTAAACATAACATGGTTTTA is a window of Odocoileus virginianus isolate 20LAN1187 ecotype Illinois chromosome 23, Ovbor_1.2, whole genome shotgun sequence DNA encoding:
- the ETFRF1 gene encoding electron transfer flavoprotein regulatory factor 1, yielding MKMANSLRGEVLNLYKNLLYLGRDYPKGADYFKRRLKNVFLKNKDVKDPEKIKELIERGKFVMKELEALYFLRKYRAMKQRYYSDTNKTQ